The Enterobacter mori genomic interval GACAAACAGCGCACCATCATCATGCAGTGGTTCATGTATGGCGGCGGCGTGCTGGGCGTCGGTCTGGTGCTGGGTCTGGTGCTGCCAATGCTGATCCCAAGCCGTAAGCGCAAAGACCGCTGGATGAACTAACTCGTCTTCTCTGCCACACTTACGTATTATCTTGCGAAAAGAGAAAACGGGAGTGTAAGGCGTGAAGAGTTATCTGGTCGGTGGTGCGGTACGTGATGCGTTGTTAGGTCTGCCGGTCAAAGATAAAGACTGGGTGGTGGTGGGCGCCACTCCCGAAGAGATGCTCGACGCGGGCTACCAGCAGGTAGGCCGCGATTTTCCCGTTTTTCTTCATCCTAAAAGCCGTGAAGAGTACGCCCTGGCGCGTACCGAACGAAAATCCGGCTCTGGCTATACCGGCTTTACCTGCTATGCCGCCCCGGATGTGACGCTGGAGCAGGATCTGCTGCGCCGCGATCTCACCATTAACGCCCTCGCCCAGGACGAAAACGGCCAAATCATCGATGCCTACGGCGGCCAGGACGATCTCCGTGACCGTCTTTTGCGTCACGTTTCCCCGGCGTTTTCTGAAGATCCGCTGCGCGTGCTGCGCGTGGCGCGTTTCGCCGCGCGTTATGCGCATCTCAGTTTCCGTATCGCTGATGAAACCATGGCCCTAATGACCGCGATGACCGAAGCAGGCGAGCTGGAACACCTGACGCCAGAACGCGTCTGGAAAGAGACGGAAAATGCCCTCACGACCCGCAACCCGCAGGTCTTTTTCCAGGTGCTGCGCGACTGTGGCGCGCTGAAGGTGTTGTTCCCGGAAATCGACGTGCTGTTTGGCGTCCCCGCCCCGGCGAAATGGCACCCGGAAATTGATACCGGTATTCATACCCTGATGACGCTGAGCATGGCCGCCATGCTCAGCCCGGACGTGGACGTGCGTTTTTCCACCCTCTGCCACGATCTCGGCAAAGGGTTAACGCCGAAAGAGTTCTGGCCGCGCCATCACGGACACGGTCCGGCAGGCGTGAAGCTGGTCGAAGGAATTTGCCAGCGTCTTCGCGTGCCAAATGAGATCCGTGACCTGGCAAAACTGGTGGCGGAATTCCACGACCTCATCCATACCTTCCCGATCCTGAAACCAGCCACCATTGTTAAGCTGTTCGATAATATCGACGCCTGGCGTAAGCCGCAGCGCGTGGAGCAGATTGCGCTCACCAGCGAAGCCGACGTGCGTGGTCGCACCGGGTTTGAGGCTTGCGATTACCCACAGGGCCGTTTGCTGCGCGAAGCGTGGGACGTGGCGAAAGCGGTGCCGACGAAAGACGTGGTAGAGGCAGGATTCAAAGGACCAGAGATTCGCGAAGAGATGACGAAACGGCGGATTTATGCCGTCGCAGCATGGAAGGAAAAGCGTTGCCCTCAGCCAAAAGACTGAGGGCCGTTGGTCATCAGAAGAAGACCACGTACACCGCAGCCGCGACGATAAAGCGGTAGATCGCGAACGGAATGAACGAGATACGCTTGATCAGCTGCAGGAAGGTTTTGATGGCAATCAGCGCCACGATAAAGGCGGTGATGAAGCCAACGGCGAACATCGGAATATCGCCAGCCGTCAGGAAGTGATAGCTCTTATAGACGTCGAGTACGGTGGCACCCATCATCATCGGCACGGCCAGCAGGAATGAAAATTCCGACGCGGCATAACGGCTCACGCCCATCAGCATGCCACCTGAAATGGTCGCCCCTGAACGGGAGAATCCTGGCCACAGCGCCAGACACTGGAAGCAGCCAATGATAAACGCCTGACGGTAGGTCATATCATCCAGACCTTCCGCACGTGGGGTTTTAGGTTTCAGCACTTCTGCTGCAATCAGCAGGAAACCGCCGACCACCAGCGCATACATCACGTTAATTGGGTTAAACAGCGATTTGATGGTGTCGTGGAATACCAGTCCCAGCACGACCGCCGGAACCATCCCGAGCAGAATGTGAATCAGCGTCAGACGACCCTTGCCTTCCCCTTCACGCTGCGGCAAACGTCCAAAGTGGATGCCGATCAAACCAAACAGACGACGCCAGAACATCACGACGACGGCCAGAATAGAACCCAGTTGAATCACCACTTCGAACGTCTTTGCGGTATCGCCCTCAAAGCCCAGCAGATGGCCGACGATTATCATATGGCCCGTACTGGAAACCGGCAAAAACTCCGTCAATCCTTCGACCACACCCAGTATTGCCGCCACCAGCAGCGAGTGCATATCGCTCATCTATAAACCCCTAAAAAGATATAAAAAAACGGTGTCCCACGTGGACAACCGTGAAAGATACAGCTTTATGACCGGTATAACCTAAAATGGTTTAGCGATTATGACGTTAAATCTTTGCTTTCAGATTATTGCCACGCTCGATAATCACGCCTACGTTGGCAGCGCGCGCGACCGCCCCCGGTTTGCTTAACTTGATGCGTACCCACGGTGAGTTGAATTTGGTCAGCAGCAGTTCCGCCACCTCTTCCGCCACGCGTTCCACCAGCGCAAAACGCTGCCCTTCCACGTGCCCCACGACCGCGTCACTGATGTCGGCATAGCTCAGACAGTCCTTCACATCGTCGCTTTTTGCCGACGCGCGGTTATCCCAGCCCATTTCGATATCGAACACCAGCTTCTGCTCGATGGTCTGTTCCCAGTCGTAAACACCAATAGTGGTGATTACCGAAAGTTGCTCTATAAATACAATATCCATCACGACCTGCCTGCTTTTTGGCTAAACCGGATACCACTTCCGGCGAATTATGCGTATTATCCACAGATGCTGAGAATACAGATACATTTTCAAAACGGAACAGCGTTATGAGTGCAATCGCGCCTGGAATGATTATCCTCGCCTACCTTTGCGGCTCAATCTCCAGCGCCATTCTGGTCTGCCGCATCGCCGGGTTGCCTGACCCACGCGAAAGTGGTTCCGGGAATCCGGGAGCGACCAATGTACTACGAATTGGCGGCAAGGGAGCAGCCGTAGCGGTTTTGATTTTTGACGTTCTGAAAGGGATGCTTCCCGTCTGGGGCGCGTATGCGCTGGGCGTCACGCCGTTCTGGCTCGGTCTTATCGCCATCGCCGCCTGCGTCGGCCATATCTGGCCCGTTTTCTTTGGTTTTAAAGGCGGAAAAGGCGTTGCGACGGCCTTTGGTGCGATTGCACCTATCGGCTGGGATCTCACCGGCGTAATGGCCGGAACCTGGCTGCTGACCATTCTTCTGAGCGGCTACTCGTCGCTGGGCGCCATCGTCAGCGCACTGATTGCCCCGTTCTACGTCTGGTGGTTTAAGCCCCAGTTCACCTTCCCGGTGTCGATGCTCTCGTGTCTGATCCTGCTGCGTCATCACGACAACATTCAGCGCCTGTGGCGTCGTCAGGAAACCAAGATCTGGACGAAGCTCAAGCGTAAGAAGAAAGACGCTAAATAAAGCGTTCGTTATGCCTTATAACCAAATGTGATTTTGGTCACCTTCTGCCTGTGGTAACTGTTAGAGACACAACACAACCACACAAAAAGAAAAATGGCAGAAATCACAGAGACAACACCCCTTTCAACGGCAGGAAGCGCCCCGGATGGCGACATCAAGTGGGTGCGCAGCGCATCGGACGTTTCGCGTCTGGTTAACGACGGTTCTCAGGGCCGGGCCAACGCCCGTATCGTGGTCGGTATCGCGCTGGGCGGTATTTTCCTCGACGCCTACGATCTCGGCGCGCTGGCATTTGGCATCAAGGACATTACCCGCGAATTCAATTTAACCCCTGCAGGCACCGGTATGGTGGCGTCGGCCATCACCTTTGGTGCTATCGTCGGGGCGCTGCTCGGCGGCTATCTCACGGATAAAATTGGTCGCTACCGCGTGTTTATGGCCGATATGGTCTTCTTTGTCGTCGCCGCTATCGCCTGTGCGCTGGCTCCGAACGAATATGTGCTGGCGGGCGCGCGCTTTGTGATGGGGCTCGGCGTGGGGATCGACCTTCCCGTAGCGATGGCGTTTCTCAGCGAGTTCGCCAGACTGAAAGGTCCGGGAAACAAAGCGTCCAGCGTCGCGATGTGGTGCCCCACCTGGTATGCGGCCATCAGCGTCTCCTACCTGCTGGTACTGTTCTTCTACGCCGTGCTACCGGAAAGCCACAGCGACTGGCTCTGGCGCCTGATCCTCGGCTTTGGCGCGGTGCCCGCGCTGGTGATTATCGCCATTCGTAGTCGTTACATGAGCGAGTCTCCGGTCTGGGCGGCGAATCAGGGCAACCTGAAAGAGGCAGCATCCATTTTGCGGCAGTCGTACAACATCAATGCCCACGTGCCGCAGGATGCCCTTGACCAGCCCGCGCCGGTGGTTAACAGAGCAAAATGGTCGAACTACCTCAACCTGTTCCGCGGCATCTATCTGCGGCGCACCACGCTCGCCACGCTGCTGTCGGTCGTCTCTTCGTTCGCCTATAACGCCGTAGCCTTTGGCCTGCCGGTAATTATTTCAAGCTTCTTTGTCCAGTCGATGCTCACCACCATTTTGATCTCGCTGGTGCTGAACCTGCTGTTTGCGTTTGTCGGTGGATTACTGGCGGTACGCTATGTTCCACGCTTCGGCGCGTGGCGGATGTCGCTCGCGGGCTATGCCTGCCAGCTTGCCGCACTGCTCGGGCTGGCGCTGATTGGCCGACCGGAGGGTGCCTCTGAAGGCGTGCTTGCTGTTTCGATGCTGGCGCTGTTCCTGTTCGGTCAGGGCTTTGGCCCGGGCGCACATACCATGACGTTTGCGTCATTAAGCTATCCGACCTCCCTGCGCGGCGTAGGCGTGGGCCTCAACCAGACGCTGATGCGCAGCAGTTCAACGCTCTCACTGTTCCTGTTCCCGCTGCTGGTCGCCTCGCTGGACACCGCCGTGTTCTGGGTGATTGCACTGGCGCCGTTTATCGGCCTGGCGTCGCTGCTGGCGATCCGCTGGGAGCCGTCCGGGTATGATGTGGATGCGGAGGATTATCGCTAGCCTTTCTTGCCGGGTGGCGCTGCGCTTACCCGGCCTACATGACAGACCATCCATAAGCGACTCATATGACAGCCTTCATTTCCGCCAGGGCATACTGAAACGTATCCCGATAGTGTGGAAATGGAAGCACCATGTTAGCAGCTCAGGTCACTGATAATTCGTACAAAGGCTGGCAGGCGTCGCTTGCCCTCCAGTTTTGTCACGCTCCTGAGAAAACCCTCCTGCACTCCGCCCACCACGTCGGGCCGCTCACCGTTCAGCGTCCGTTTTACCCTGAAGGGGAAACCTGCCACCTTTACCTGCTGCACCCGCCCGGCGGGATTGTGGGCGGCGATACGCTGGACATTTCCGTTCGGCTGGATGCCAATAGCCATGCGCTTATCACCATGCCCGGCGCCAGCAAGTTCTATCGCAGCAGCGGCCCGCAGGCTCGTCTGAGCCAGCATTTTTATCTCGATGAAGATTCCACGCTGGAGTGGCTGCCGCAGGACACGATTATTTTTCCCGGCGCGAATGCCGCGCTGCGCTCCGTCTTCCACCTGAAGGCCTCCAGCACGCTGTTGGCGTGGGAGCTGTACTGCCTGGGCCGCCCGGTGATAAACGAAACCTTCAGCCACGGCACGCTGGAGAGCCGCCTTGAGGTGTGGGTGGATGATGAACCGCGCCTGATTGAGCGCCAGCACCTCAGCAACGGCGATCTCACGCCCGTCGCCGGACATCCGTGGATCGGCACGCTGCTGTTCTATCCGGCTGCCGATGATCACCTCGACGCGGTGCGCGAGCGGCTCGCGCCACTGGAAAATTATGCCGGGGCAACGCTCACCGATGGCCTGCTGTCGGTGCGTTTTCTCTCCAGCGACAACCTGATTTGCCAGCGGGTGATGCGCGATGTCTGGCAGTCGCTTCGCCCGCTTCTCACCACCAAAACCGCCTGTTCGCCGCGTATCTGGCAGACATAAGAGAAACGTTATGGAACTGACCCCCAGAGAAAAAGACAAGCTGTTGCTGTTTACCGCCGCGCTGGTTGCCGAGCGCCGCCTTGCGCGCGGGGTAAAGCTCAATTACCCGGAATCGGTCGCGCTGATCAGCGCCTTCATTATGGAAGGCGCGCGCGATGGCGAAACCGTCGCCTCGCTGATGGAGGCGGGCCGCCACGTCCTGAGGCGCGATCAGGTAATGGAGGGCGTCCCGGAGATGATCCCGGATATTCAGGTCGAAGCCACCTTCCCGGACGGTTCCAAGCTCGTCACCGTCCACAACCCGATCGTCTAAGGAGCGCGTGATGATCCCTGGTGAATATCAGGTCCAGCCCGGAAACGTTGCCCTCAACGTCGGGCGTGAAACTCAAAGCGTGATTGTCGAAAACCACGGCGACAGGCCGATCCAGGTCGGATCGCATTACCACTTTTACGAGGTCAACCCGGCGCTGAAGTTCGATCGGGAAGCCACCAAAGGCTACCGGCTGAACATCCCGTCGGGCACCGCCGTGCGCTTCGAGCCCGGCCAGAAGCGGGAAGTGACGCTGGTGCAGGTCGCGGGTGCGCAGCGCATTTTCGGCTTTCGCGGCGAGGTGATGGGCGAGGTGAAACATGACTGAGATTTCACGCCGGGCGTATGCCGATATGTTCGGCCCCACCACCGGGGATAAAGTGCGGCTGGCCGACAGCGAGCTGTGGATCGAAGTGGAAGACGATCTCACGATCTACGGCGAAGAGGTCAAGTTCGGCGGCGGAAAGGTGATCCGCGACGGCATGGGCCAGGGGCAGATGACCGCTGACGGCTGCGTGGATCTGGTTCTCACCAACGCGCTGATCGTCGATCACTGGGGGATCGTAAAAGCTGATATCGGTGTGAAGAACGGGCGGATCTTCGCCGTCGGCAAAGCCGGGAACCCGGACATTCAGCCCGGCGTGACGATCCCGATTGGCGCAGCAACGGAAGTGATTGCCGCCGAGGGGAAGATCGTCACCGCTGGCGGGATCGACACCCACATCCACTGGATCTGCCCGCAGCAGGCGGAAGAGGCGCTGGTCTCCGGCGTCACCACCATGATCGGCGGCGGCACCGGACCGGCGGCGGGCACCAACGCCACCACCTGCACGCCGGGGCCGTGGTATATCGCCCGCATGCTGCAGGCTGCCGATACGCTACCGGTGAATATCGGCCTGCTCGGTAAGGGTAACGGTTCAAACCCGGATGCCCT includes:
- a CDS encoding urease subunit beta; translated protein: MIPGEYQVQPGNVALNVGRETQSVIVENHGDRPIQVGSHYHFYEVNPALKFDREATKGYRLNIPSGTAVRFEPGQKREVTLVQVAGAQRIFGFRGEVMGEVKHD
- the folB gene encoding bifunctional dihydroneopterin aldolase/7,8-dihydroneopterin epimerase, with the protein product MDIVFIEQLSVITTIGVYDWEQTIEQKLVFDIEMGWDNRASAKSDDVKDCLSYADISDAVVGHVEGQRFALVERVAEEVAELLLTKFNSPWVRIKLSKPGAVARAANVGVIIERGNNLKAKI
- a CDS encoding multifunctional CCA addition/repair protein; amino-acid sequence: MKSYLVGGAVRDALLGLPVKDKDWVVVGATPEEMLDAGYQQVGRDFPVFLHPKSREEYALARTERKSGSGYTGFTCYAAPDVTLEQDLLRRDLTINALAQDENGQIIDAYGGQDDLRDRLLRHVSPAFSEDPLRVLRVARFAARYAHLSFRIADETMALMTAMTEAGELEHLTPERVWKETENALTTRNPQVFFQVLRDCGALKVLFPEIDVLFGVPAPAKWHPEIDTGIHTLMTLSMAAMLSPDVDVRFSTLCHDLGKGLTPKEFWPRHHGHGPAGVKLVEGICQRLRVPNEIRDLAKLVAEFHDLIHTFPILKPATIVKLFDNIDAWRKPQRVEQIALTSEADVRGRTGFEACDYPQGRLLREAWDVAKAVPTKDVVEAGFKGPEIREEMTKRRIYAVAAWKEKRCPQPKD
- a CDS encoding MFS transporter, whose amino-acid sequence is MAEITETTPLSTAGSAPDGDIKWVRSASDVSRLVNDGSQGRANARIVVGIALGGIFLDAYDLGALAFGIKDITREFNLTPAGTGMVASAITFGAIVGALLGGYLTDKIGRYRVFMADMVFFVVAAIACALAPNEYVLAGARFVMGLGVGIDLPVAMAFLSEFARLKGPGNKASSVAMWCPTWYAAISVSYLLVLFFYAVLPESHSDWLWRLILGFGAVPALVIIAIRSRYMSESPVWAANQGNLKEAASILRQSYNINAHVPQDALDQPAPVVNRAKWSNYLNLFRGIYLRRTTLATLLSVVSSFAYNAVAFGLPVIISSFFVQSMLTTILISLVLNLLFAFVGGLLAVRYVPRFGAWRMSLAGYACQLAALLGLALIGRPEGASEGVLAVSMLALFLFGQGFGPGAHTMTFASLSYPTSLRGVGVGLNQTLMRSSSTLSLFLFPLLVASLDTAVFWVIALAPFIGLASLLAIRWEPSGYDVDAEDYR
- a CDS encoding urease accessory protein UreD — encoded protein: MLAAQVTDNSYKGWQASLALQFCHAPEKTLLHSAHHVGPLTVQRPFYPEGETCHLYLLHPPGGIVGGDTLDISVRLDANSHALITMPGASKFYRSSGPQARLSQHFYLDEDSTLEWLPQDTIIFPGANAALRSVFHLKASSTLLAWELYCLGRPVINETFSHGTLESRLEVWVDDEPRLIERQHLSNGDLTPVAGHPWIGTLLFYPAADDHLDAVRERLAPLENYAGATLTDGLLSVRFLSSDNLICQRVMRDVWQSLRPLLTTKTACSPRIWQT
- the plsY gene encoding glycerol-3-phosphate 1-O-acyltransferase PlsY; translated protein: MSAIAPGMIILAYLCGSISSAILVCRIAGLPDPRESGSGNPGATNVLRIGGKGAAVAVLIFDVLKGMLPVWGAYALGVTPFWLGLIAIAACVGHIWPVFFGFKGGKGVATAFGAIAPIGWDLTGVMAGTWLLTILLSGYSSLGAIVSALIAPFYVWWFKPQFTFPVSMLSCLILLRHHDNIQRLWRRQETKIWTKLKRKKKDAK
- a CDS encoding urease subunit gamma, which gives rise to MELTPREKDKLLLFTAALVAERRLARGVKLNYPESVALISAFIMEGARDGETVASLMEAGRHVLRRDQVMEGVPEMIPDIQVEATFPDGSKLVTVHNPIV
- the bacA gene encoding undecaprenyl-diphosphate phosphatase; translation: MSDMHSLLVAAILGVVEGLTEFLPVSSTGHMIIVGHLLGFEGDTAKTFEVVIQLGSILAVVVMFWRRLFGLIGIHFGRLPQREGEGKGRLTLIHILLGMVPAVVLGLVFHDTIKSLFNPINVMYALVVGGFLLIAAEVLKPKTPRAEGLDDMTYRQAFIIGCFQCLALWPGFSRSGATISGGMLMGVSRYAASEFSFLLAVPMMMGATVLDVYKSYHFLTAGDIPMFAVGFITAFIVALIAIKTFLQLIKRISFIPFAIYRFIVAAAVYVVFF